One Punica granatum isolate Tunisia-2019 chromosome 3, ASM765513v2, whole genome shotgun sequence genomic window carries:
- the LOC116201560 gene encoding isoflavone 2'-hydroxylase-like: protein MEQNLLSVFLCMLFLFLAAKLLLQSRSSKRFPPSPPSLPFIGHLHHLKKPLHRTFLCLSQSHGPIMYLQLGSRPVVIVSSFSAAEECFTKNDIVLANRAKFLTGKHLSYNCTTIPTSSYGDHWRNLRRIGAIEIFSSHRLNIFSELRKDEINRLLWKLSRNAAGDFATVEVRSLFVDLTFNVMMRMIAGKRYYGEDAPDVEEVRQFREMIRELTKYTSTSYPGDFLPILRWIDYQGYRKRLVRLGEKADKFLQGLVDESRARKASFGSTNSMIDHLLSLQESEPECYSDQMIKGLILTLLLAGTDTSSVTLEWLLANLVKFPSVLKKARAEIDSQVGQDRLIDETDLPELHYLQCIIYETLRLYTTVPLLLPHFSSEDCTIGGYHVPAHTIVIVNAWAIHRDPEQWQDPTSFVPERFEGTGNDERHKLILPFGMGRRACPGALLAHRLIGLTMGVLIQCFDWDTEEELDMMEKENVTMPKAEPLRAMCKARHIMRKIVNESSATS from the exons ATGGAACAAAACCTTCTTTCCGTTTTCCTTTGCATGCTATTCCTTTTCCTCGCTGCCAAGCTATTGCTTCAATCAAGATCATCAAAGAGGTTTCCTCCTAGCcctccttctcttcctttcatAGGCCATCTCCACCACTTGAAGAAACCCCTCCATAGAACTTTCCTCTGTCTCTCGCAAAGTCATGGACCGATCATGTACTTGCAGCTTGGGTCGCGCCCAGTTGTCATCGTCTCATCCTTCTCGGCCGCAGAGGAGTGCTTCACCAAAAACGACATCGTACTTGCGAACCGTGCAAAGTTTCTGACAGGCAAACACCTTTCCTACAACTGCACGACCATCCCCACCTCTTCCTACGGTGACCACTGGAGGAACCTGAGACGCATTGGGGCGATCGAGATCTTCTCATCACATCGCCTCAACATCTTCTCGGAGCTAAGGAAGGATGAGATCAATAGGCTTCTATGGAAATTGTCACGTAACGCTGCTGGTGATTTTGCCACAGTGGAGGTGCGGTCTCTATTCGTGGATTTAACATTCAATGTCATGATGAGGATGATAGCTGGGAAGAGGTACTATGGGGAGGATGCACCTGATGTCGAAGAAGTAAGGCAGTTCCGGGAAATGATAAGAGAGCTTACTAAGTATACATCGACATCATATCCAG GTGATTTCTTGCCTATATTGAGATGGATCGATTACCAGGGGTACCGAAAAAGGTTGGTAAGGCTTGGAGAGAAGGCCGATAAGTTCTTGCAAGGCTTGGTCGATGAAAGTCGAGCAAGGAAAGCTTCCTTCGGAAGTACAAACTCCATGATTGATCATTTGCTCTCCTTGCAAGAATCGGAACCGGAGTGCTATAGTGATCAAATGATCAAAGGACTTATACTG ACTCTTTTACTTGCTGGAACTGATACATCATCAGTTACTCTAGAGTGGTTGTTGGCGAATCTGGTCAAGTTCCCGAGTGTGTTGAAAAAGGCTAGGGCAGAGATCGACTCGCAAGTTGGCCAGGATCGCTTGATCGATGAGACAGATCTCCCAGAACTTCACTACCTCCAGTGTATCATCTATGAGACATTGCGGCTGTACACTACGGTTCCTCTCCTGCTCCCGCACTTCTCGTCAGAGGACTGTACCATAGGAGGTTACCACGTGCCCGCTCACACCATAGTAATTGTCAATGCATGGGCTATACACCGAGATCCCGAACAGTGGCAAGACCCCACGAGCTTTGTGCCCGAGAGGTTCGAAGGCACAGGAAATGATGAAAGGCATAAGCTGATACTGCCGTTTGGGATGGGAAGGAGAGCTTGCCCCGGCGCTCTGCTGGCCCATCGTCTGATAGGTCTGACTATGGGAGTGTTGATTCAGTGCTTCGACTGGGACACCGAAGAAGAACTCGACATGATggagaaagaaaatgtcacCATGCCGAAAGCGGAGCCACTTAGAGCAATGTGCAAAGCACGTCACATCATGAGAAAAATCGTCAATGAATCTTCGGCTACTTCCTAG